The proteins below come from a single Balaenoptera musculus isolate JJ_BM4_2016_0621 chromosome 1, mBalMus1.pri.v3, whole genome shotgun sequence genomic window:
- the ZMYM1 gene encoding zinc finger MYM-type protein 1 isoform X6 yields MCQKTTVIQYEVKYQNMKRSLCSNACFSKFHSANNLIMNCCENCGAYCSTSSSLFHILHMEAQSHYFNSSKSITAHKQKPAKTLTSVLCKSLKPSDEMIETTNDSGKTELFCSVHCFSAYSKAKMESSTVNVSMVHDASTDLLSPKKDTTPVISNIVSLADTHEALPVMNSDELQGTVSSVTANVVEDISKTSPSESSNGVANSNVEQPSLSPSSSVLSQHTTGSSIEVQKDHVSNQDATNSMKSMKISDGLRHPKFTSKVQKVKGKSRSIKKSWCSNFQQLENSIKKDVIFCYSCQLFCQKKFSYGGESFAAQGISNWKKTLEKFRKHEKSEMHSKSLQFWREYQFCDEAVNDSLSNHSKQIEGNKKYLKLIIENILFLGKQCLLLRGNDQSVSSVNKGNFLELLEIRAKDKGEEIFRLTNSQVDFYNSTQIQNDIIEIIKTEMLQDIVNEINVSSAFSIICEETTDSATKGQFSICVRYPQKTSKAILIKERFLGFIDVEEMTGTNLHRSIKTYLQQIGVDLDKIRGQAYDSTSNWRGNFNKIAAEFKKEEPRALYLHCYAHFLDLAVIRFCKEVKELRSALNTLSSLFSTIHGEMSVNFQNIYKLSQNKTCKKHTSQSCWTVHDRTLLSVIEGLPEVIETLEVLSSHSSNTSLADELSDLLALVSKFEFIFCLKFLYRVLSVTGILSKELQSETIDIFSLSSKIEAILECLSSERNDIYFKTIWDGAEEVCQKITCKGFEVERPSFQKRRKIQKTIDPSNSDSMFFPTSTEEQYKINIYYQGLDTILQNLKLCFSEFDYCKMKQISELLLKWNEPLNEATAKDVQEFYKLDADIIPELRFYRQYAKLNFVLDYDCISFSNLGHLFIQHGLHNNIPCISMLLYIALSWPVTSASVENSFSTLSRLKTYLCHTRGQEKLSGLALMAVEQELVNKLMEPERLSGTVEKFILQVKEI; encoded by the exons atgtgtcagaagaCTACTGTT atTCAGTATGAAGTAAAATACCAGAACATGAAACGTAGTCTTTGCAGTAATGCCTGTTTTTCAAAGTTTCACTCTGCTAACAACCTCATCATGAACTGTTGTGAGAACTGTGGAGCTTACTGTTCCACTAGCTCTAGTCTGTTCCATATACTTCACATGGAAGCACAGTCTCATTACTTTAATAGTTCAAAGAGTATTACAGCACATAAGCAG AAACCAGCCAAAACACTTACATCTGTTCTTTGCAAATCATTGAAACCCTCAGACGAAATGATTGAGACTACCAATGACTCGGGGAAGACAGAGCTTTTCTGCTCTGTTCATTGTTTCTCTGCTTACAGTAAAGCTAAGATGGAATCTTCTACAG TAAATGTTTCCATGGTGCATGATGCTTCAACAGATCTCCTTTCTCCGAAGAAAGATACAACTCCAGTTATAAGCAATATAGTGTCATTGGCAGATACTCATGAAGCCCTGCCCGTCATGAACTCTGATGAATTACAAG GTACAGTTTCTTCAGTAACAGCAAATGTCGTTGAGGAT ATTTCTAAGACTTCACCCAGTGAATCAAGTAATGGTGTTGCTAATAGTAATGTGGAACAGCCGAGCCTTTCACCATCTTCATCAGTACTCAGTCAGCATACAACTGGCTCCAGTATAGAAGTACAAAAAGATCATGTGTCAAACCAAGACGCTACAAACAGTATGAAATCCATGAAAATAAGCGATGGACTACGTCACCCAAAATTTACATCCAAAGTACAAAAAGTTAAAGGTAAATCACGAAGTATTAAAAAATCTTGGTGTTCAAATTTTCAGCAATTAGAAAACAGTATTAAAAAGGATGTGATATTCTGTTATTCGTGTCAGTTGTTCTGCCAAAAAAAATTTAGCTATGGAGGAGAGTCATTTGCAGCCCAAGGGATTTCCAATTGGAAAAAAACTCTGGAAAAATTCAGAAAGCATGAAAAAAGTGAAATGCATTCAAAGTCATTGCAGTTTTGGAGGGAATACCAGTTTTGTGATGAAGCCGTTAATGACAGTTTATCTAATCATTCAAAACAGATTGAGGGAAATAAAAAGTACCTAAAGcttataattgaaaatattttatttcttggaaaGCAGTGTTTACTCTTAAGAGGAAATGACCAGTCTgtttcatctgtgaataaaggcaATTTTTTAGAATTGTTAGAAATCCGAGCaaaagataaaggagaagaaatatttcGACTTACGAATTCACAAGTTGACTTCTACAATAGTACACAAATTCAAAATgatattattgaaataataaagaCTGAAATGTTACAAGATATTGTAAATGAGATCAATGTCTCCTCAGCTTTTTCAATAATATGTGAAGAAACAACTGATAGTGCCACTAAAGGACAATTCTCAATTTGTGTAAGatacccacagaaaacatcaaaggctatattaattaaagaaagatTTTTGGGTTTCATAGATGTTGAAGAGATGACTGGGACCAACTTACACAGGAGTATTAAAACTTACCTGCAGCAAATTGGAGTTGATTTGGATAAAATACGAGGCCAGGCCTATGATAGCACCAGTAATTGGAggggaaattttaataaaattgcaGCAGAATTCAAGAAGGAAGAGCCAAGAGCTTTATACCTGCATTGTTACGCACATTTTTTGGATTTAGCAGTGATTAGGTTTTGCAAAGAAGTAAAAGAGCTCCGAAGTGCTCTAAATACTCTCAGTTCTTTGTTCAGCACTATTCATGGGGAAATGTCTgtaaattttcaaaacatttataaGCTAAGTCAAAATAAAACATGCAAGAAACATACATCACAATCATGTTGGACAGTCCATGATCGTACGTTACTATCTGTGATTGAGGGTCTTCCAGAGGTTATTGAAACACTGGAAGTTCTATCAAGCCATTCTTCAAACACAAGTTTAGCTGATGAATTGAGTGATTTGTTGGCATTGGTTTCCAAATTTGAGTTTATCTTTTGTTTGAAATTCCTTTATCGAGTACTAAGTGTTACAGGAATTCTTTCCAAAGAGCTTCAAAGTGAAACCATagacattttttctttgtcttcaaaaaTAGAAGCAATTTTGGAATGTTTATCATCTGaaagaaatgatatttatttcaaaactatCTGGGATGGAGCAGAGGAAGTATGTCAAAAAATAACCTGTAAAGGTTTTGAAGTTGAAAGGCCTtcatttcagaaaagaagaaaaattcagaaaacaatagATCCTAGCAATTCAGACAGTATGTTTTTTCCTACCTCAACAGaagaacaatataaaattaatatttattaccaAGGCTTGGATACtatattacaaaatttaaaattgtgtttttcagAGTTTGATTATTGTAAAATGAAGCAGATTTCAGAACTGTTACTTAAATGGAATGAACCGTTAAATGAAGCAACAGCTAAAGATGTCCAAGAATTTTATAAACTTGATGCAGACATCATCCCAGAACTTAGATTTTATCGGCAATATGCAAAGCTCAACTTTGTCCTAGATTATGATTGCATCAGCTTCAGCAATCTTGGCCATTTGTTTATTCAGCATGGTCTTCACAATAATATTCCTTGCATATCAATGCTATTATATATTGCTTTGTCTTGGCCAGTTACTTCAGCAAGTgttgaaaattcattttctacaCTGTCTCGTCTTAAAACATATTTGTGTCATACCAGGGGACAAGAAAAGCTTAGTGGCTTAGCCCTAATGGCTGTTGAGCAGGAATTGGTAAATAAACTGATGGAACCTGAAAGACTCAGTGGAACTGTGGAAAAGTTTATCCTACAGGTGAAAGAAATATAA